The following proteins are co-located in the Engraulis encrasicolus isolate BLACKSEA-1 chromosome 2, IST_EnEncr_1.0, whole genome shotgun sequence genome:
- the si:dkey-204f11.64 gene encoding guanine nucleotide-binding protein G(I)/G(S)/G(O) subunit gamma-5, producing MRENSRTLPHTDAVMSNNSVNSNLVTAQKAVKQLRLEASVRRIKVSQAAADLKTFCLQNAHKDPLLMGVPSSDNPFRPPKSCALF from the exons ATGAGAGAGAACAGCAGAACACTTCCTCACACCGACGCCGTCATGTCAAACAACAGCGTAAACAGCAACTTGGTGACAGCACAAAAAGCCGTCAAACAATTACGCCTGGAGGCTAGCGTCCGCAGGATCAAG GTATCCCAGGCCGCTGCTGACTTGAAGACTTTTTGCCTGCAAAATGCCCACAAAGACCCTCTACTGATGGGCGTTCCATCCAGTGACAACCCTTTTCGCCCACCCAAATCCTGTGCCCTTTTCTGA